A window of the Tessaracoccus sp. MC1865 genome harbors these coding sequences:
- a CDS encoding response regulator transcription factor yields MRLVKQEPVSVVLADDDLFVRETLGSLIAAQEGFHLAGTAADGEEALELIASSPPRVALVDIQMPVLDGLQVLARAVVLSPETRVLMLTSFDDNVTIRTALSRGAHGYLLKSARPRAILDAIRATATGSSVVSPEILETLAPEGSPLPESVDLTEAELDALRLLVLGKSNAEIAADLYLSESSVKARLASAAAKLNTHSRVSTAVRCIQMGLV; encoded by the coding sequence ATGAGGCTCGTGAAACAAGAGCCCGTCAGCGTGGTCTTGGCCGACGATGACCTGTTCGTCCGGGAGACCCTCGGGTCCCTGATCGCTGCCCAGGAGGGATTTCATCTCGCAGGTACCGCTGCAGATGGCGAGGAAGCATTGGAGCTCATCGCCTCGTCACCGCCTCGGGTGGCGTTGGTCGACATCCAGATGCCTGTCTTGGACGGATTGCAGGTCTTGGCCAGGGCCGTCGTTCTCAGCCCTGAGACCCGTGTGTTGATGCTGACTTCGTTCGATGACAACGTGACCATTCGCACCGCCTTGAGCCGCGGCGCCCACGGCTACCTTCTCAAGAGTGCGCGTCCTCGCGCCATTCTCGATGCCATCCGTGCAACTGCGACCGGATCCAGTGTGGTGTCGCCGGAGATCCTCGAGACCTTGGCACCCGAAGGTAGCCCTCTTCCTGAGTCAGTGGATCTCACTGAAGCGGAACTTGATGCGCTGCGGCTCTTGGTCCTGGGCAAGTCCAATGCCGAGATCGCCGCCGACCTCTACTTGTCGGAGTCATCAGTCAAGGCGCGCCTGGCAAGCGCCGCGGCGAAGCTCAACACCCACTCCCGGGTGTCAACCGCAGTGCGCTGCATCCAGATGGGCTTGGTCTGA
- a CDS encoding ClbS/DfsB family four-helix bundle protein, with product MTVPASKDELIAAIEKTYQQLDKDLDRVPADAAREPVLAGHAAGTMMSPADLVAYLIGWNQQVLTWHRRRAEGLPDEFPAPGIKWNELGLLAQRYYAEHASEPWDGLRGQLLDAKNEILTLTEGYSNEELYGEPWYGKWTMGRMISFNTSSPYTNARGRIRAWLRTGPARQAE from the coding sequence GTGACTGTTCCTGCCAGCAAGGACGAACTCATCGCGGCGATCGAGAAGACCTACCAGCAGTTGGACAAGGACCTCGACCGAGTTCCGGCCGACGCCGCCCGCGAACCGGTGCTGGCTGGTCATGCCGCTGGAACCATGATGAGCCCGGCCGATCTGGTCGCCTACCTGATCGGCTGGAACCAGCAAGTCCTCACCTGGCACCGACGACGCGCCGAGGGACTCCCAGATGAATTCCCCGCCCCCGGCATCAAGTGGAACGAACTGGGCCTGCTCGCACAGCGCTACTACGCCGAACACGCCTCCGAACCATGGGACGGCCTGCGCGGCCAACTCCTCGACGCCAAGAACGAGATCCTCACCCTCACCGAGGGCTACTCCAACGAGGAACTCTACGGCGAGCCCTGGTACGGCAAGTGGACCATGGGGCGCATGATCTCGTTCAACACGTCATCGCCCTACACCAACGCCCGCGGCCGCATCAGAGCCTGGCTCCGCACCGGCCCAGCTCGCCAAGCCGAGTGA
- a CDS encoding DUF3800 domain-containing protein produces MSDSLALIFMDGDGSDSIYRTTHRGLSLGQRRVIEDAIYLDSSHSQLVQMADLVAWCAHVVADPHPKNEFAANWYHQYLAARDPRRTPERL; encoded by the coding sequence GTGAGCGACTCGTTGGCGCTGATCTTCATGGATGGCGACGGCAGTGATTCCATCTACCGCACTACCCATCGTGGTCTCAGCTTGGGGCAGCGCCGGGTGATCGAGGATGCAATCTATCTGGACTCGTCACACTCGCAGCTGGTCCAGATGGCAGATCTGGTTGCGTGGTGTGCACACGTCGTCGCAGATCCTCATCCCAAGAACGAGTTTGCCGCCAACTGGTATCACCAGTATCTAGCTGCCAGAGATCCCCGCCGGACACCGGAAAGGCTCTGA
- a CDS encoding IS3 family transposase (programmed frameshift), translating into MPKDTTPGKPTTRRYSPEEKAAAVRMVRTLRAELGTGHGTVQRVAAQLGYGTESVRSWVRQADIDEGHVAGVSTGDSERLKALEQENRELRRANEILKRAAKFLRGGARPPAQEVAAFIDANRDDIVAGRRLGVELICRVLQVAPSSYYAIKGRQPSARAQRDEVMGPVVRRLWEDNYRVYGARKIWKAARRAGHDVGRDQVARLMRAAGIEGVRRTKRVRTTKPDPGMPRHPDLVRRDFTATAPNQLWVTDLTFVPTWAGIAYVCFIIDACSRMVVGWRVASHMRTTMVLDAIEMARWSRGTQLDGLRCHSDAGSQFTSIRYGERLAEIGAVPSIGTVGDSYDNALAETVNGYYKAELIRGPAREGRPWKTVEDVELATLSWVHWHNHQRLHSYLSDVPPAEFEETLYATKRTDQHLVGIQ; encoded by the exons ATGCCGAAGGACACCACCCCGGGGAAGCCGACCACGCGTCGCTACAGCCCTGAAGAGAAGGCCGCTGCGGTGCGGATGGTCAGGACACTGCGTGCCGAGTTGGGAACCGGGCACGGCACGGTGCAACGCGTCGCGGCCCAGCTCGGTTACGGCACCGAATCGGTGCGTTCCTGGGTTCGCCAAGCTGACATCGATGAGGGCCACGTCGCCGGGGTCAGCACCGGCGATTCGGAGAGGTTGAAGGCGCTTGAGCAGGAAAACCGTGAGCTCAGGCGTGCCAACGAAATCTTGAAGAGGGCAGCGA AGTTTCTTCGGGGCGGAGCTCGACCGCCAGCACAAGAAGTAGCCGCGTTCATCGACGCCAACCGCGACGACATCGTCGCGGGACGGCGTTTGGGGGTCGAGCTCATCTGCCGCGTGTTGCAGGTGGCCCCAAGCAGCTACTACGCGATCAAGGGCCGGCAACCCTCGGCACGGGCTCAGCGTGATGAGGTGATGGGCCCAGTCGTGCGGCGGCTGTGGGAGGACAACTACCGCGTCTACGGTGCGCGGAAGATCTGGAAGGCAGCCCGACGTGCAGGTCACGACGTGGGCCGCGACCAGGTCGCCCGACTGATGCGCGCCGCCGGGATCGAAGGCGTGCGGCGAACCAAACGGGTCCGCACCACCAAGCCCGACCCGGGCATGCCGCGGCACCCCGACCTGGTCCGCCGCGACTTCACTGCCACGGCACCGAACCAGCTGTGGGTCACCGACCTGACGTTCGTGCCGACCTGGGCCGGCATCGCCTACGTCTGCTTCATCATCGACGCCTGCTCGAGAATGGTCGTCGGTTGGCGGGTCGCGTCCCACATGCGGACCACGATGGTCCTCGACGCCATCGAAATGGCCCGCTGGTCACGCGGCACTCAGCTCGATGGGCTGCGGTGTCACTCCGATGCCGGGTCCCAGTTCACGTCGATCCGCTACGGCGAGCGCCTCGCTGAGATCGGTGCGGTGCCCTCGATCGGCACCGTCGGCGATTCGTATGACAATGCCCTCGCCGAGACGGTGAACGGCTACTACAAGGCCGAGTTGATCCGCGGCCCGGCCCGTGAAGGACGCCCCTGGAAGACGGTGGAAGACGTCGAACTCGCCACACTGAGCTGGGTCCACTGGCACAACCACCAGCGCTTGCACAGCTATCTGTCCGACGTCCCACCAGCAGAGTTCGAGGAAACGCTCTACGCTACGAAACGGACCGACCAACACCTGGTCGGAATCCAATAG
- a CDS encoding LacI family DNA-binding transcriptional regulator, whose product MNKPTLASLAAELNLSRQTVSNVLNFPDRVRPETRARVQEAIERSGYRPSAAARALRNQRAMSLGLRLSNPRNGISGSIMDAFTHSLVERADQSGYRVVLFPARTNDEEVDKLVELRRTLAIDACILTDTWLDDRRPEQLKDAGVPFAAFGRPWGAPDHGRWADVDGRAGAAEAAAHLRSQGHERIGYLGWSDGSPVGKDRRAGWAEALGLTPEAEHELAVEVEDTVDDGAAGMTQLLAMGATAVVCASDTLSLGAFTVLRRRSESGRWIIGFDNTPVARELGISSMAQPVEEVAATVLDMVLAQIANPGVDLTGVTIPPVLIARDGSGAIG is encoded by the coding sequence ATGAACAAGCCGACGCTTGCGAGCCTGGCCGCCGAGTTGAACCTGTCACGGCAGACGGTTTCCAATGTCCTCAACTTCCCCGACAGGGTGCGCCCGGAGACCCGGGCGCGGGTCCAGGAGGCCATCGAACGCTCCGGTTACCGCCCCTCGGCGGCGGCCCGCGCGCTGCGCAACCAGCGGGCCATGTCGCTCGGCCTCAGGTTGAGCAATCCCCGCAACGGCATCAGTGGCTCCATCATGGACGCCTTCACCCACTCACTCGTCGAACGGGCCGATCAGAGCGGCTACCGCGTCGTGCTGTTCCCGGCGCGCACCAACGACGAGGAGGTGGACAAGCTCGTCGAACTGCGCCGCACGCTGGCCATCGACGCCTGCATCCTCACCGACACCTGGCTCGACGACCGTCGTCCGGAGCAGCTGAAGGACGCAGGCGTACCTTTCGCGGCCTTCGGCAGACCGTGGGGCGCGCCCGATCACGGGCGCTGGGCTGACGTCGACGGCCGCGCCGGCGCAGCCGAGGCGGCTGCCCACCTGCGGAGCCAGGGGCACGAGCGCATCGGGTACCTGGGCTGGTCCGACGGCTCCCCGGTGGGCAAGGACCGGCGCGCCGGCTGGGCTGAGGCCCTTGGGCTCACGCCCGAAGCGGAGCACGAACTGGCGGTCGAGGTGGAGGACACCGTCGACGACGGCGCAGCCGGCATGACGCAACTGCTGGCGATGGGGGCGACGGCGGTGGTCTGTGCCTCCGACACCCTCTCGCTGGGCGCGTTCACCGTGCTGCGCCGACGCAGTGAATCCGGCCGGTGGATCATCGGTTTCGACAACACCCCCGTGGCGCGGGAGCTCGGCATCTCCAGCATGGCGCAACCCGTGGAGGAGGTGGCGGCGACGGTGTTGGACATGGTTCTGGCGCAGATCGCAAACCCCGGGGTGGACCTGACGGGCGTCACCATACCCCCGGTCCTGATCGCCCGTGACGGCTCAGGAGCGATTGGATGA
- a CDS encoding ABC transporter substrate-binding protein, with protein MRRSSLSVAVILALVASVVLSACARPDPAPETAESTLNIGVTTRPDGLDPITVAGAGTPFVLLYNVYETLVKVDSDGNIKPLLANEWRISEDSLVYTFTLESGAQFASGAALDAEAVVANFERNRGDTATAQIRDKWGPVDTIEAIDESTVEITLKQPSHAWLYDLSGPMGIVADPAGFGTINTVPVGSGPYVFDAWEEGSYIQLKPNTNYWGTPGRFSDVYFRYYSDPNAMNAAMLSGQLDIISNLTVPQSIEQFRDESRYTIHEGTTTGEVVLGFNHGSEPLKDLKVRQAINHAIDREALVDAVWAGMGPLIGSHVPPTDPWYEDLSRAYPFDPAKARELLKEAGHESGLTLRLRVPVLPYAPPSARFIAEQLKAVGIDVVVEELEWGRWLEQVYGNHDYDMTIVAHVEPRDMTAFSFEGNYWAYNNPEYNELLKEADASLTPEEQTEKLKEAARLLSDDAAADWLFLLPSIIITTPDISGVQVNQISLSFDLTMLARG; from the coding sequence ATGCGCCGTAGCAGCCTGTCGGTGGCCGTCATCCTGGCCCTCGTGGCATCGGTGGTGCTGAGCGCCTGCGCCCGCCCTGACCCTGCCCCGGAGACAGCCGAGTCGACGCTCAACATCGGCGTCACCACCCGGCCTGACGGCCTCGACCCCATCACCGTGGCCGGTGCGGGCACGCCGTTCGTGCTGCTGTACAACGTCTACGAGACGCTGGTGAAGGTGGACTCGGACGGCAACATCAAGCCGCTGCTGGCCAACGAGTGGCGGATCTCCGAAGACTCGCTCGTGTACACCTTCACGCTGGAGTCCGGCGCCCAATTCGCCTCCGGTGCTGCGCTGGACGCGGAGGCGGTCGTGGCCAACTTCGAGCGCAACCGCGGCGACACCGCGACGGCGCAGATCCGGGACAAGTGGGGACCTGTCGACACCATCGAGGCCATCGACGAGTCCACCGTCGAGATCACGCTGAAGCAGCCGTCGCATGCCTGGCTGTACGACCTGAGCGGCCCGATGGGGATCGTGGCCGATCCCGCAGGCTTCGGCACCATCAACACCGTGCCCGTGGGCTCCGGTCCCTATGTCTTCGACGCGTGGGAAGAGGGCTCCTACATCCAGCTCAAGCCCAACACGAACTACTGGGGCACCCCGGGCCGCTTCTCCGACGTGTACTTCCGCTACTACTCGGACCCCAACGCCATGAACGCGGCGATGCTCTCGGGACAGCTCGACATCATCTCGAACCTCACCGTGCCGCAGTCCATCGAGCAGTTCCGCGACGAGTCGCGCTACACCATCCATGAGGGCACCACCACGGGCGAAGTGGTGCTCGGCTTCAACCACGGATCCGAGCCCCTCAAGGACCTCAAGGTCCGTCAGGCCATCAACCACGCCATCGACCGCGAGGCTCTCGTCGACGCGGTCTGGGCGGGCATGGGGCCGCTGATCGGCTCGCACGTGCCGCCGACAGACCCCTGGTACGAGGACCTCTCGCGGGCCTACCCGTTCGACCCGGCCAAGGCGCGCGAACTGCTCAAGGAAGCGGGCCACGAGTCCGGCCTCACGCTGCGCCTGCGCGTCCCGGTGCTGCCCTACGCGCCGCCGTCGGCCCGTTTCATTGCCGAACAACTCAAGGCCGTGGGCATCGATGTCGTGGTGGAGGAACTCGAATGGGGCCGCTGGCTCGAGCAGGTCTACGGCAACCACGACTATGACATGACGATCGTGGCCCACGTGGAACCGCGCGATATGACGGCGTTCTCGTTCGAGGGCAACTACTGGGCCTACAACAACCCCGAGTACAACGAGCTGTTGAAGGAGGCCGACGCCTCACTCACCCCGGAGGAGCAGACCGAGAAGCTGAAGGAAGCCGCCCGTCTCCTGTCCGACGATGCGGCCGCCGACTGGCTGTTCCTGCTGCCCAGCATCATCATCACCACCCCCGACATCTCGGGCGTCCAGGTCAACCAGATCTCTCTGTCGTTCGACCTGACGATGCTCGCCAGGGGCTGA
- a CDS encoding ABC transporter permease: MALRRVLVRAAWLFASLLLASFLIFVVANALPGDMAQIILGSNAAPGEAEALRERLGLNRPFGLRYLEWLWGVLRFDFGASYISGRAVAPLIAARLEVTLSLAILGMLVAVLVAVPAGAYAAVRRRHADGAAVSALSQVGLAVPAFWAGIWLVIIFAIQLRWLPAGGYVSYWDSIGEWLTRLVLPVVSLALVQGSVISRYVRSSVIEVMQEDYFRTARAVGWSRAGALFRHGLRNIAISLLTVIGLQLATLLVGAIIIEQVFALPGLGSALLLAVSQRDLAVVQAIVLLLVWSVLVINFLVDVAYQLIDPRLRRAADAA, encoded by the coding sequence GTGGCCCTGCGACGGGTGCTGGTGCGGGCGGCGTGGCTGTTCGCCAGCCTGCTGCTGGCCTCGTTCCTGATCTTCGTGGTGGCCAACGCCCTCCCAGGCGACATGGCCCAGATCATCCTCGGCTCCAACGCGGCGCCGGGTGAGGCGGAGGCGCTGCGGGAGCGGCTCGGCCTCAACCGCCCGTTCGGGTTGCGGTACCTCGAGTGGCTCTGGGGTGTGCTCCGGTTCGACTTCGGCGCCTCCTACATCAGTGGCCGCGCCGTCGCGCCCCTGATCGCCGCGCGCCTGGAGGTGACGCTGTCGCTGGCCATCCTGGGCATGCTCGTCGCGGTGCTGGTGGCGGTTCCGGCGGGGGCGTACGCGGCGGTCCGACGGCGGCACGCCGACGGAGCGGCCGTTTCCGCCCTGTCGCAGGTGGGGCTGGCCGTGCCCGCCTTCTGGGCCGGCATCTGGCTGGTGATCATCTTCGCGATCCAGCTGCGCTGGCTACCCGCCGGCGGTTACGTGTCGTACTGGGACTCCATCGGCGAGTGGCTCACGCGGCTCGTCCTGCCCGTCGTCTCGCTTGCACTGGTGCAGGGCAGCGTCATCTCGCGCTACGTGCGCTCGTCGGTGATCGAGGTCATGCAGGAGGACTACTTCCGCACCGCCCGCGCCGTCGGCTGGTCCAGGGCCGGGGCCCTGTTCCGGCACGGGCTGCGTAACATCGCCATCTCGCTGCTGACCGTCATCGGCCTCCAGTTGGCGACCCTGCTGGTGGGCGCCATCATCATCGAGCAGGTCTTTGCGCTGCCGGGCCTGGGTTCCGCGCTGCTGCTGGCTGTGTCACAGCGAGACCTCGCCGTCGTCCAGGCCATCGTGTTGCTGTTGGTGTGGAGCGTGCTGGTGATCAACTTCTTGGTGGACGTCGCCTATCAACTCATCGATCCCCGTCTCCGACGTGCGGCGGACGCGGCATGA
- a CDS encoding ABC transporter permease, translated as MKRATLYTGLVLIGAVVMFAVAGVFWTPYNPTAMVGERLAEPGWPHLLGTDGFGADIFSRIINGAKIVLLVGIVSVAGAAVVGVPAGIFAGMKRGWMGEIPARLADILYGFPALLLAILFAAALGGSTWTAMLAISIATVPAFLRIARAATLQVMSQGYVEAARLSGTPGTAVAVRHVLPNIAPVLGVQASVSFGVAILAEAGLSYLGLGSRASEPTWGRMLREAQDYIFSEPIQALWPGLAIAVATLGFNLLGDGLRDLLDPRLTEIR; from the coding sequence ATGAAGCGCGCGACGCTCTACACAGGTCTCGTCCTCATCGGCGCGGTGGTGATGTTCGCCGTGGCCGGCGTCTTCTGGACCCCGTACAACCCCACAGCGATGGTGGGCGAGCGGCTGGCTGAGCCCGGCTGGCCCCACCTGTTGGGCACGGACGGATTCGGCGCCGACATCTTCTCCCGCATCATCAACGGCGCGAAGATCGTGCTCCTCGTGGGCATCGTGTCGGTGGCCGGGGCCGCCGTCGTCGGCGTGCCGGCCGGGATCTTCGCCGGTATGAAGCGCGGCTGGATGGGGGAGATCCCCGCCCGCCTGGCCGACATCCTCTACGGCTTCCCGGCGCTGCTGCTGGCCATCCTGTTCGCCGCCGCCCTGGGCGGGTCGACCTGGACGGCGATGCTCGCGATCTCCATCGCCACCGTCCCCGCCTTCCTGCGCATCGCACGGGCCGCGACGTTACAGGTGATGTCGCAGGGCTACGTCGAGGCGGCCCGCCTCAGCGGGACCCCCGGGACGGCCGTGGCGGTGCGCCACGTGCTGCCGAACATCGCCCCTGTGCTGGGAGTGCAGGCGTCGGTGAGCTTCGGCGTGGCGATCCTTGCCGAGGCCGGGCTCTCGTATCTGGGGCTCGGTTCACGGGCCTCCGAGCCGACGTGGGGCCGCATGCTGCGCGAGGCGCAGGACTACATCTTCAGCGAGCCCATCCAGGCGTTGTGGCCCGGCCTGGCGATCGCAGTCGCCACGCTGGGCTTCAACCTCCTGGGGGACGGTCTGCGAGACCTCCTCGACCCACGGCTGACGGAGATCCGGTGA
- a CDS encoding ABC transporter ATP-binding protein, whose amino-acid sequence MSYLEVTDLTVTFGRHQRRAVDGVSFTVDAAESLGIIGQSGSGKSVTALAIMGLLPDHAQVTGSIRLDDRELVGLPEREYRALRGDDIAMIFQEPMTALDPTMRVGRQIGEVVALHHGDRRGRIRPEVLAWLGRVGITDPERIADSFPHELSGGQRQRALIAMALANRPGLVLCDEPTTALDVLVQRQILALLAEQLEGRSALFVSHDLAVVRQIAARVIVMLDGRIVEEGPISSVIAQPQHPYTQGLIASARIDAVPPGERLPSVADFYRVEEA is encoded by the coding sequence GTGAGTTACCTCGAGGTCACGGACCTGACGGTCACGTTCGGGCGACACCAGCGCAGGGCCGTCGACGGTGTGTCGTTCACCGTCGACGCCGCCGAGAGCCTCGGCATCATCGGCCAGTCCGGGTCCGGCAAGTCCGTCACCGCACTGGCCATCATGGGACTGCTGCCGGACCATGCCCAGGTCACCGGCTCCATCCGGCTGGACGACCGTGAACTGGTGGGCCTGCCCGAACGGGAATACCGGGCGTTGCGCGGCGACGACATCGCGATGATCTTCCAGGAACCCATGACCGCGCTGGACCCGACGATGCGGGTGGGCCGCCAGATCGGTGAGGTCGTCGCACTGCACCACGGCGACCGCCGTGGCCGGATCCGCCCCGAAGTCCTCGCCTGGCTCGGTCGGGTGGGCATCACGGATCCCGAACGCATCGCCGACTCGTTCCCGCACGAGCTCAGCGGTGGTCAGCGCCAGCGGGCGCTGATCGCCATGGCGCTGGCCAACCGGCCCGGGCTGGTGCTCTGCGACGAGCCCACCACCGCGCTCGACGTGCTCGTCCAGCGCCAGATCCTCGCCCTGCTCGCCGAGCAACTCGAGGGCCGCTCCGCGCTCTTCGTCTCCCATGACCTCGCCGTCGTGCGCCAGATCGCCGCCCGCGTGATCGTCATGCTGGACGGACGCATCGTCGAGGAGGGGCCCATCAGCTCCGTGATCGCCCAGCCGCAGCATCCCTACACCCAGGGCCTCATCGCCTCTGCGCGCATCGATGCGGTGCCGCCCGGCGAGCGGCTCCCCTCAGTGGCGGATTTCTACCGGGTGGAGGAGGCATGA
- a CDS encoding ABC transporter ATP-binding protein — protein sequence MNIVELRGAAVTYRRAGRPFVALHPSNVVVAPGERVGIVGGSGSGKTTMARLMLGLVPPSEGDVLFDGRSIVGLPERKRGWLRASASMVFQDPNSSLNPRMKLRDIVAEPLRSPVLRGRGDVPEPSVEVVARALEGVGLSADTLDRFPHQLSGGQRQRVAIARALISDPAFLVADEPVSALDVSVRAQVLNLLTDEVRERSLALVLVSHDLAIVRHMCDRVLVVERGHIVEEGAVADVLDHPQQPYTRALVDATLTL from the coding sequence ATGAACATCGTCGAACTCCGTGGCGCAGCCGTGACCTACCGCAGGGCCGGGCGGCCGTTCGTCGCGCTGCACCCGTCGAACGTCGTGGTGGCGCCGGGCGAGCGCGTCGGGATCGTGGGCGGGTCCGGTTCCGGCAAGACGACCATGGCCAGGCTGATGCTCGGCCTGGTACCGCCGTCGGAGGGGGACGTGCTGTTCGACGGCCGCTCCATCGTCGGCCTCCCCGAACGGAAACGCGGCTGGCTGCGGGCCTCCGCCTCCATGGTGTTCCAGGATCCGAACTCCTCGCTCAACCCGCGGATGAAGCTGCGCGACATCGTCGCCGAACCGTTGCGTTCACCGGTGCTGCGGGGGAGGGGCGATGTGCCTGAACCCTCCGTCGAGGTGGTGGCCCGGGCCCTGGAGGGCGTCGGGTTGAGCGCCGACACGTTGGACCGGTTCCCGCACCAGCTCTCCGGCGGTCAGCGCCAGCGGGTGGCGATCGCCCGCGCGCTGATCTCTGACCCCGCGTTCCTCGTGGCGGATGAGCCGGTGTCGGCGCTGGACGTCTCGGTGCGGGCCCAGGTGCTCAACCTGCTCACCGACGAAGTGCGGGAACGCTCGCTGGCGTTAGTGCTGGTGTCGCACGACCTGGCGATCGTGCGCCACATGTGTGACCGGGTTCTGGTGGTGGAGCGCGGCCACATCGTCGAGGAGGGCGCTGTCGCCGACGTGCTGGACCACCCGCAGCAGCCGTACACCCGGGCGCTGGTGGACGCCACCCTGACGTTGTAA
- the serA gene encoding phosphoglycerate dehydrogenase, whose product MKALLLENIHEDAVKSLEAKGFEVELRPGALAERDLVAALDGVDYLGIRSRTHVTRKVLEAAPQLKSIGAFCIGTNQIDLEAATELGVAVFNAPYSNTRSVVELAISEIIAMARRLTDRNRDMHNGVWDKSAVGSHEVRGRTLGIVGYGNIGSQLSIVAEALGMRVLFYDVADRLALGNARRVESLDALLAQAETISVHVDGRSENKDLFGAQEFAKMRPRSLFLNLCRGHVVDLDALHDSLVSGHLAGAAVDVYPTEPKSKDEPFVSKLQGLSNVILTPHVGGSTQEAQEDIGRYVAGKINDYQNAGSTSMSVNLPEVAAGPVRERRIVHLHHNVPGVMARLNSLLAKHDINILSQTLSTKGALGYAITDIAAADVNGLLTELEALDETLRVRVL is encoded by the coding sequence GTGAAGGCACTCCTCCTTGAGAACATCCATGAAGACGCCGTGAAGTCCCTCGAAGCCAAAGGCTTTGAGGTGGAGCTCCGCCCCGGCGCCCTCGCAGAGCGCGACCTTGTCGCGGCGCTCGACGGCGTTGACTACCTCGGCATCCGGTCTCGCACCCACGTCACCCGGAAGGTGCTCGAAGCGGCGCCCCAGCTGAAGTCGATCGGCGCCTTCTGCATCGGCACCAACCAGATCGACCTCGAGGCAGCCACGGAGCTCGGTGTCGCCGTGTTCAACGCGCCTTACTCCAACACCCGCTCGGTCGTCGAACTCGCCATCAGCGAGATCATCGCGATGGCGCGGAGGCTGACGGACCGCAACCGCGACATGCACAACGGTGTCTGGGACAAGTCCGCCGTCGGATCGCACGAGGTGCGTGGCCGCACCCTGGGCATCGTGGGCTACGGCAATATCGGCTCGCAGTTGTCGATCGTCGCCGAGGCGCTGGGCATGCGGGTCCTGTTCTACGACGTCGCCGACAGGCTCGCGCTGGGCAACGCCCGTCGCGTCGAGAGCCTCGACGCCCTGCTGGCCCAGGCCGAGACGATCTCGGTGCACGTGGACGGCCGTTCGGAGAACAAGGACCTGTTCGGCGCGCAGGAGTTCGCCAAGATGCGCCCCCGCTCGCTGTTCCTGAACCTGTGCCGCGGCCACGTCGTCGACCTCGACGCGCTCCACGACTCGCTGGTCTCCGGGCACCTGGCCGGCGCTGCCGTCGACGTCTACCCGACGGAGCCCAAGAGCAAGGACGAGCCCTTCGTGTCGAAGCTGCAGGGCCTCAGCAACGTGATCCTGACCCCGCACGTCGGGGGTTCCACGCAGGAGGCGCAGGAGGACATCGGGCGTTACGTGGCCGGCAAGATCAACGACTACCAGAACGCCGGCTCCACGTCGATGAGCGTCAACCTGCCGGAGGTCGCGGCCGGTCCGGTGCGCGAGCGTCGCATCGTGCACCTGCACCACAACGTGCCCGGCGTGATGGCCCGCCTGAACTCCCTGCTGGCCAAGCACGACATCAACATCCTGTCGCAGACGTTGTCGACGAAGGGTGCGCTGGGCTACGCCATCACCGACATCGCCGCGGCGGATGTCAACGGGCTGCTCACCGAGCTCGAGGCCCTCGACGAGACGCTGCGCGTCCGGGTGCTCTGA
- a CDS encoding inositol monophosphatase family protein produces MAQTKDLTDDVRLAHLMADDADSLSMSRFKALDLQVRSKPDATPVTEADTAVEESIRRTLARTRPRDAVHGEEFADSGDSPRRWIIDPIDGTKNYLRGVPVWATLIALEVEGHIVASVVSAPALGRRWWATSGGGAYTGRSILNATELRVSKVENIADSSLSYSDIAEWVDSGKGQGFIDLMRESWRTRAYGDFWSYMLVAEGCVDVAAEPDLELYDMAALDIIVREAGGRFTNLSGEDGVKGPGALATNGLLHDAVLGYLS; encoded by the coding sequence ATGGCACAGACAAAGGACCTCACCGACGACGTGCGCCTCGCACATCTCATGGCCGACGACGCTGATTCGCTCTCTATGAGCAGGTTCAAGGCGCTGGACCTCCAGGTCCGGTCCAAGCCGGATGCGACCCCGGTCACCGAAGCCGACACCGCCGTCGAGGAGTCCATCCGCCGCACCCTGGCACGCACCCGCCCCCGCGACGCGGTGCACGGCGAAGAGTTCGCCGACAGCGGCGACTCCCCGCGGCGCTGGATCATCGACCCCATCGACGGCACCAAGAACTACCTGCGCGGCGTCCCGGTCTGGGCCACGCTCATCGCGCTCGAGGTCGAGGGTCACATCGTCGCATCCGTCGTGTCGGCGCCCGCCCTGGGGAGGCGCTGGTGGGCGACGTCGGGCGGCGGCGCCTACACCGGCCGCTCCATCCTCAACGCCACCGAGCTGCGGGTGAGCAAGGTGGAGAACATCGCGGACTCGTCGTTGTCCTACTCGGACATCGCGGAGTGGGTCGATTCAGGCAAGGGCCAGGGATTCATCGACCTCATGCGCGAGTCGTGGCGCACCCGCGCCTACGGCGACTTCTGGAGCTACATGCTGGTGGCCGAGGGGTGCGTCGACGTGGCGGCGGAGCCGGATCTGGAGCTGTACGACATGGCGGCCCTCGACATCATCGTGCGCGAGGCCGGCGGCCGCTTCACGAACCTGAGCGGCGAGGACGGCGTGAAGGGCCCTGGTGCACTCGCCACCAACGGGCTCCTCCACGACGCCGTCCTCGGCTACCTCAGCTGA